In the genome of Candidatus Eremiobacterota bacterium, the window TCCTCAAGCTGAAGAGAATTCTGCCCTAGCAGGAAGAGGATAAACTTGGCCACGGTGGCCTCCTCGTTCTGAGGCAGCAGGTCAACGAGTTTATGGAGCATCGCTTTTGAGGTATCCATGGCGTACCTTCCTAGCGGATGAAGCGGACGAGGGAGGGGGCCGTGCCGGGGTCCTCGATGGCGTCGTTGGTGGCGTCTTTCACCACGCCGGTGAACTTGCTGTTGGTCACGGTATTGTAGGCACTTCCCTGGTTCCTGGTGCCGAGGGTCGTGGCTATCTTGAGCTGCTTCCACCCTTCGCCTGAGGCGAGGGTCTGGGTGCCGTACTGATCGTAGAAGGCGACCTTGAGGGTTTCCGTGGTGCTGTCATAGGTAAAGAAATCCACGCCTGACTGGGAATAGAAATAAATATTGTCCTTCCCCGCGCCGAAGACCATGTCCACTTCCTCGGTATAGCCATTGGCCGTGCTGATGGTATCATCCCGTGAGACCTGGCCACTGGTGTAAGTGTATAGTATGGTATGCCCGTCAATCCCTTCCAGGCCTGAGGTGTTCTTTCCAAAGATCGTCCTGGTGATGGTAAGGGTGGTGGTGCCCTCAGACACCGAGTCTGCCATGCGGAAATCGGTGGTCACATAGTCCATCAGCTCCGAGGCATTCTTCTTCAGCAGGGTGATGACCTCACCCTTTTTA includes:
- a CDS encoding prepilin-type N-terminal cleavage/methylation domain-containing protein, whose protein sequence is MKKRGFTLIEFMVACVVFALFMYTLYTLFSGGLRAYKKGEVITLLKKNASELMDYVTTDFRMADSVSEGTTTLTITRTIFGKNTSGLEGIDGHTILYTYTSGQVSRDDTISTANGYTEEVDMVFGAGKDNIYFYSQSGVDFFTYDSTTETLKVAFYDQYGTQTLASGEGWKQLKIATTLGTRNQGSAYNTVTNSKFTGVVKDATNDAIEDPGTAPSLVRFIR